ATCAGGAATTCCGGCAGCTTGGACTATTTTAGGACTTTCGGCTTTGCCAACAGATCATCCGCTAAATGTGGGTATGTTAGGAATGCACGGGAATTACGGACCTAATTTATTGACTAACGAATGTGATGTTTTGATAGCACTCGGAATGCGTTTTGATGACCGTGTAACCGGAAATCTGGCTACGTATGCGAAACAAGCCAAAGTGATTCATTTTGAAATTGATCCGGCCGAAATTGATAAAAATGTAAAAACAACAGTAGCTGTTTTGGCAGATGTTAAAGAATCATTGAATGCGTTGCTTCCGCTTATCGAAAGTAAAACACATGAATCTTGGCACAACGAATTCAAAGAAAAATACAAAATAGAATTAGATGCAGTTATCAACGAGGAATTAAAACCAACAAACGGTGGAATTTCTATGGGAGAAACTATCGAAATGATTAACAAACACTCGAATGGGGATGCGATAATGGTTTCGGACGTAGGACAACACCAGATGTTTACTTGTCGATACTCTAAATTTAATTCCACTAAAAGTAACATTACTTCCGGAGGTTTAGGAACTATGGGATTTGCTTTACCAGCAGCTATCGGTGCTAAAATGGGAATGCCGGATCGTGAAGTGGTTGCTATCATTGGCGATGGAGGTTTTCAAATGACAATTCAAGAATTGGGAACTATTTTTCAAACTAAAGTTCCAGTGAAAATTGTGGTCTTGAATAATGAGTTTTTAGGAATGGTACGTCAATGGCAACAGTTGTTTTTTGACAAAAGATATGCATCTACTGAGATGATCAATCCAAACTTTATAGCGATTGCCGAAGGGTATTATATCAAATCTAAAAAAGTGACCAAAAGAGAAGATTTAGATGCTGCAGTAGCTGAAATGATGGCTTCAAAAGAATCATATTTCCTTGAAGTTATGGTTGAAAAAGAAAACAATGTATTCCCAATGATTCCAACAGGAGCTTCGGTTTCGGATATGCGATTAAGTTAATATTATGGAAAATAAAACATTCACCATTTCTGTTTATTCAGAAAACAACGTTGGCTTATTAAACAGAATATCAGGAATATTCTTGAAACGCCATATCAATATTTTGAGTTTAAATGTATCCGAATCTGAAATCGAAAATGTTTCGAGATTCATCATTGTGGTAGATACCACTGAAAAATGGGTACAAAACATTGTGGGTCAAATCGAAAAGCAAATCGAAGTCATCAAAGCATTTTATCATATTGATGAAGAAACGATTTTTTTGGAAAGTGCAATATTCAAAATAGAATCCAGCTTATTATTTGACGAAAGACAAATTCAAAATATCATCAAAGAAAGCCATTCAGAAATCGTAACGGTTTCCAGAGACTTTTTTGTGATATCAAAATCAGGAAGACGTTCCGAAATAGACGAATTACACTCCAAATTAAAACCTTTCGGAATCATGCAGTTTGTGCGTTCAGGAAGAATATCGGTTTCTAAATCAAAAATGGAAATCTCATCATTATTAGAAGAATTAAAATCATAAATTAAATATTAGAAAATGGCAAATTATTTCAATTCATTACCACTTAGATTACAATTAGAACAATTAGGCGTTTGCGAATTCATGGATCAATCTGAATTTGCTAATGGTATTGAAGCTTTAGCTGGTAAAAAAGTAGTTATCGTAGGTTGTGGAGCTCAAGGTTTAAACCAAGGTTTGAACATGAGAGATTCAGGTTTAGATATTTCTTATGCATTACGTGCGGAAGCTATTCAAGAAAAAAGAGCTTCTTACATGAACGCTGCTGATAATGGTTTCAAAGTGGGAACTTATGAAGAATTAATCCCAACAGCTGATTTGGTTTGTAACCTTACGCCAGACAAGCAACATACTGCTGTAGTGACAGCAATTATGCCTTTAATGAAACAAGGTTCAACTTTGGCTTACTCACACGGTTTTAATATCGTTGAAGAAGGAATGCAAATTCGTAAAGACATCACTGTAATTATGTGTGCTCCTAAATGTCCGGGATCTGAAGTTCGTGAAGAATATAAAAGAGGTTTTGGTGTACCAACATTAATCGCGGTTCACCCTGAAAATGATCCAAACGGAACAGGTTTCGACCAAGCAAAAGCATATGCAGTTGCTACAGGTGGACATAAAGCAGGAGTTTTGAACTCTTCATTTGTTGCCGAAGTAAAATCGGATTTAATGGGAGAGCAAACTATTCTTTGTGGAATGTTGCAAACAGGTTCTATCTTGTGTTTTGACAAAATGGTTGAAAAAGGAATCGAACCAGCTTATGCATCAAAATTAATTCAATATGGTTGGGAAACTGTAACTGAAGCTTTGAAACATGGTGGAATTACCAATATGATGGATCGTTTGAACAATCCTTCAAAAATTAAAGCTTTTGAATTAGCCGAAGAATTAAAAGATATTATGCGTCCTTTATTCCAAAAACATCAAGACGACATCATTTCTGGAGAATTTTCAAGAAACATGATGATTGACTGGGCTAATAATGATGTTAATTTATTGACTTGGAGAGCTGCAACTGCAGAAACTAACTTCGAAAAAACAGCACCAACAGCAGCTCATATTTCGGAGCAAGAATATTTTGACAATGGTGTTTTAATGATTGCTATGGTTAAAGCCGGAGTAGAATTAGCATTCGAAACAATGACACAATCAGGAATCATTGAAGAATCTGCTTACTACGAATCATTACATGAATTGCCTTTGATTGCTAATACTGTAGCAAGAAAAAAATTATATGAAATGAACAGAATCATTTCGGATACAGCAGAATATGGTTGTTATTTATTTGATCATGCTTGTAAACCGTTATTGACAGATTTCATGAAAACTATTGATACAAACGTAATTGGAAAATCTTTTTCTGCTACAAATGGTGTTGATAACGCACTTCTTATTGCAGTAAACAAAAGTATTCGTCAACACCCTATTGAAGAAGTAGGTGAGTGGTTGAGAGAATCGATGACTGCAATGAAAAAAATTGGATAAATATAAAATTCAGGAATTACCACACATGAGGGTGTGTTGGAGTTTGCATTATATCATAAATAAGGTCTCGTAATATTTTGAATTAGTTAAAACGTATTAAAGATAAAACGATATTGATGCATATTACATTCACTTAACTTCAAACTACTATTTAGCATAAGTTAAGTGAAGTAATTCCCTAATAAACAGGTACTATTTTATAGAATTTAATGTAAAATATAGTTGCTTGTACTGTTATATATTTTAGGTATAAAACGAATTGTTGTTAAATTTTGTTAAAATTAAAGGTGAGGTAGAAATTTCTATTTCACCTTTTTTTATGTGGATATCTCAATTTTTTGACACTGTGGGTTGAATTAAATTCATTGAAAGTGAGAATCAGATAAAAAGAGTTCAATTATTTGAGAATATTTATAATTTAAATCATTTTAACAATAAAGAGATATTTAATACATTTATAAAAATTTTTAAAAAACATGAGCTACTATAAAATTGACAACCTAGAACAATACTTTAAACACTATAATAAATCAGTACGCGAACCAAGAAAATTTTGGGGAAAAATAGCAGAAGAGAACTTTACTTGGTATCAATATTGGGAGAAAGTTGTTGATTTTAACATGGCTGAAGCCGAAATAAAATGGTTTACAGAAGCTAAAGTTAATATTACTAAGAACTGTATCGACAGGCATTTAGCTAAAAGAGGTGATAAAACAGCCATCATTTTTGAACCCAATGATCCAACAGAAACAGCATTACATATTTCGTATAACGAGTTGTACGAACGCGTTTCTAAAATGGCAAACGTTTTACGTGAAAAAGGCATTAAAAAAGGAGATCGTGTTTGTATTTATTTACCAATGATTCCAGAATTGGCAGTTTCAATTTTAGCTTGCGCCAGAATTGGAGCGATACATTCAGTAGTTTTTGCAGGATTTTCGGCTTCTGCAGTTTCGGCAAGAATAAATGACTCCGAATGTAAAATGGTTATTACTTCTGACGGTGGTTATAGAGGAAATAAAACTATCGATTTAAAGGGTATCATAGATGAAGCTTTAGAAAATTGTCCTTCGGTAACTTCTGTTTTGGTTGTTAAAAGAACAAATGCTGAGATTCAAATGAAATTTGGACGTGACCAATGGTTACAACCACTTTTAGATGAAGCATTGAATAATAATGTGGCCGAAATCATGGATGCGGAAGATCCTTTATTTATTCTTTATACTTCTGGATCTACCGGAAAACCTAAAGGAATGGTTCATACCACTGCAGGATATATGGTTTATACGGCTTATACTTTTAAAAATGTTTTCAATTATGAAGAAAACGACATTTTTTGGTGTACAGCAGATATTGGCTGGATTACAGGACATTCTTATACATTATATGGTCCGTTGTTGAACGGCGGAACTACTGTTATTTTTGAAGGTATACCCTCTTATCCAGATTTCAGTCGTTTTTGGGACACTATCGAAAAACATAAAGTAACCCAATTCTATACTGCGCCAACTGCTATTCGTTCTTTGGCAAAAGAAAGTTTGGACTATATTCAGAAATATCCTTTAAAATCTCTTAAAGTAATTGGCTCTGTTGGTGAACCAATTAATGAAGAAGCTTGGCACTGGTATAATGACCACGTTGGGGCAAAAAGATGCCCAGTAGTTGATACTTGGTGGCAAACAGAAACAGGTGGAATTATGATTGCTCCAATTGCTTTTATTACACCAACAAAACCTACTTATGCAACCTTACCTTTACCTGGAATCCAGCCCGTTTTGATGGATGAAAGACGTAATGAAATAGAAGATAATCAAGTTGTAGGAAGCTTGTGTATAAAGTTTCCTTGGCCAGGAATCGCCCGAACAATTTGGGGAGATCATCAACGCTACAAAGACACTTATTTTTCTGCTTTCCCAGGGAAATATTTCACAGGAGATGGTGCTTTGCGTGATGAAGTTGGATATTATAGAATTACAGGACGAATTGATGATGTGGTAATTGTTTCCGGACATAATCTGGGAACTGCGCCTATAGAAGATGCAATTAATGAGCATCCGGCGGTTGCAGAATCTGCAATTGTAGGTTTCCCTCACGATATCAAAGGAAATGCCTTGTATGGTTATGTAACTTTGAAAGAAACAGGAGAAGTTAGAAACAAAGAAAATCTGGCAAATGAGATTAATCAATATATAACGGATCACATCGGTCCGATTGCTAAACTTGACAAAATTCAATTTGTAGCCAGTTTACCAAAAACACGTTCAGGTAAGATTATGCGTAGAATTTTACGTAAGATTGCCGAAGGTGACTATTCTAACTTTGGTGATACTACTACTTTATTAAATCCTGAAGTTATTGAAGATATAAAAGAAGGAAGAGTTTAGTAAATAAAATATTTTTCATAAAAAGACTGCTTTATCTAATTTAGGTAAAGCAGTTTTTTATTTGGCCTTTGTTTAAGATAGTAGTTTTTTATAAATAATATATTGTAATTTGGTTTTGTTTAAGAATATGTTTAAAATTTCTAACTTAATTTTGGTAATTATGTAACTTATTAAAAAATAATATAACAATATTGAGAAACTATTCCTTAAATTTACTTTGATATGAAGGAAACTGAAGTGCTAATTATTGGTGGTGGTTTAGCAGGATTAACTGCTGCGATTCATTTGTCTAAAAAAGGATTTCAGGTAATTGTTATCGAGAAAAATGAATTTCCTAAACATAAGGTTTGCGGAGAATATATTTCTAATGAAGTAGTACCTTATCTGAATTGGCTGGGAATTAGTAGTAATGATTTACATCCAACACTTATTACAAAACTTCAGTTTTCGATACGTAACGGAAAAACAATTGATTGTGTTTTACCTCTTGGAGGATTTGGAATCAGTCGATATACATTGGATGAATATTTGTACCATAAAGCATTGGGTTGTGGTTGTACAATCCTTAAAGATAGTGTAGAAAGTGTTGTTTTTGATGAGAATCAATTTACGGTAACCACTTTGAATAATGTTATTTTAAAGGCTAAAATTGTACTTGGAGCTTTTGGAAAACGTTCTAATATAGACCAAAAACTCAATCGGAATTTTATTCAAAAAAAATCACCTTGGTTGGCTGTGAAAGCACATTATTCAGGTAATTTTCCAGATGATTTAGTAGGATT
This region of Flavobacterium lacustre genomic DNA includes:
- the ilvC gene encoding ketol-acid reductoisomerase, which produces MANYFNSLPLRLQLEQLGVCEFMDQSEFANGIEALAGKKVVIVGCGAQGLNQGLNMRDSGLDISYALRAEAIQEKRASYMNAADNGFKVGTYEELIPTADLVCNLTPDKQHTAVVTAIMPLMKQGSTLAYSHGFNIVEEGMQIRKDITVIMCAPKCPGSEVREEYKRGFGVPTLIAVHPENDPNGTGFDQAKAYAVATGGHKAGVLNSSFVAEVKSDLMGEQTILCGMLQTGSILCFDKMVEKGIEPAYASKLIQYGWETVTEALKHGGITNMMDRLNNPSKIKAFELAEELKDIMRPLFQKHQDDIISGEFSRNMMIDWANNDVNLLTWRAATAETNFEKTAPTAAHISEQEYFDNGVLMIAMVKAGVELAFETMTQSGIIEESAYYESLHELPLIANTVARKKLYEMNRIISDTAEYGCYLFDHACKPLLTDFMKTIDTNVIGKSFSATNGVDNALLIAVNKSIRQHPIEEVGEWLRESMTAMKKIG
- the ilvN gene encoding acetolactate synthase small subunit; protein product: MENKTFTISVYSENNVGLLNRISGIFLKRHINILSLNVSESEIENVSRFIIVVDTTEKWVQNIVGQIEKQIEVIKAFYHIDEETIFLESAIFKIESSLLFDERQIQNIIKESHSEIVTVSRDFFVISKSGRRSEIDELHSKLKPFGIMQFVRSGRISVSKSKMEISSLLEELKS
- the ilvB gene encoding biosynthetic-type acetolactate synthase large subunit, whose translation is MKNNKISGAEAIIRCLLAEGVDLVYGYPGGAIMPVYDELYKFKDELHHVLVRHEQGATHAAQGFARATGKVGVAIATSGPGATNLVTGIADAQIDSTPMVCITGQVGKHLLGSDAFQETDIIGISTPVTKWNYQITEAHEIPEIIAKAFFIARSGRPGPVLIDITKNAQFDEIEFSYKKCTSIRSYNPKPTLNLEKVAEAAALINNAKKPYIIFGQGIILGEAEEQLKALVEKSGIPAAWTILGLSALPTDHPLNVGMLGMHGNYGPNLLTNECDVLIALGMRFDDRVTGNLATYAKQAKVIHFEIDPAEIDKNVKTTVAVLADVKESLNALLPLIESKTHESWHNEFKEKYKIELDAVINEELKPTNGGISMGETIEMINKHSNGDAIMVSDVGQHQMFTCRYSKFNSTKSNITSGGLGTMGFALPAAIGAKMGMPDREVVAIIGDGGFQMTIQELGTIFQTKVPVKIVVLNNEFLGMVRQWQQLFFDKRYASTEMINPNFIAIAEGYYIKSKKVTKREDLDAAVAEMMASKESYFLEVMVEKENNVFPMIPTGASVSDMRLS
- the acs gene encoding acetate--CoA ligase, whose amino-acid sequence is MSYYKIDNLEQYFKHYNKSVREPRKFWGKIAEENFTWYQYWEKVVDFNMAEAEIKWFTEAKVNITKNCIDRHLAKRGDKTAIIFEPNDPTETALHISYNELYERVSKMANVLREKGIKKGDRVCIYLPMIPELAVSILACARIGAIHSVVFAGFSASAVSARINDSECKMVITSDGGYRGNKTIDLKGIIDEALENCPSVTSVLVVKRTNAEIQMKFGRDQWLQPLLDEALNNNVAEIMDAEDPLFILYTSGSTGKPKGMVHTTAGYMVYTAYTFKNVFNYEENDIFWCTADIGWITGHSYTLYGPLLNGGTTVIFEGIPSYPDFSRFWDTIEKHKVTQFYTAPTAIRSLAKESLDYIQKYPLKSLKVIGSVGEPINEEAWHWYNDHVGAKRCPVVDTWWQTETGGIMIAPIAFITPTKPTYATLPLPGIQPVLMDERRNEIEDNQVVGSLCIKFPWPGIARTIWGDHQRYKDTYFSAFPGKYFTGDGALRDEVGYYRITGRIDDVVIVSGHNLGTAPIEDAINEHPAVAESAIVGFPHDIKGNALYGYVTLKETGEVRNKENLANEINQYITDHIGPIAKLDKIQFVASLPKTRSGKIMRRILRKIAEGDYSNFGDTTTLLNPEVIEDIKEGRV